The Rhodospirillaceae bacterium genome has a window encoding:
- the pyrC gene encoding dihydroorotase yields MDTLDSITIARPDDWHVHLRDGAVLDAVAGLTARSFARAIVMPNLAPPVTTIDDALRYRDHICTAVGESAAFTPLMTCYLTDEADADEIRRGFEEGVFSAVKLYPAGATTNSALGVTDMNRVSGVLEAMQDIGMPLLVHGEVTDPDIDIFDREAVYIERVLSPMLNDFPALKVVFEHITTSQAVAFVRAQGPRLGATITAHHLLIDRNDMFKGGIRPHLYCLPIAKRKGHRLALLEAATSGEASFFLGTDSAPHAINLKEAACGCAGVFSAPAALELYAHAFDQADAMDKLEAFASLNGPAFYGLPVNEDTVSLVREDWQIPVAVHTAGDADILSFMAGETVSWKIRRSA; encoded by the coding sequence ATGGATACGCTCGACAGCATCACCATTGCTCGCCCCGATGACTGGCATGTGCATTTGCGTGACGGCGCGGTGCTTGACGCCGTCGCCGGACTGACGGCCAGATCGTTCGCCCGCGCCATCGTCATGCCGAATCTGGCACCGCCGGTGACGACCATTGATGATGCATTGCGCTACCGGGATCATATTTGCACCGCTGTTGGCGAAAGTGCTGCCTTCACCCCTCTGATGACATGCTACCTGACAGATGAGGCAGATGCGGACGAAATCCGGCGTGGCTTTGAGGAAGGGGTGTTCAGCGCCGTCAAATTGTACCCGGCCGGTGCGACAACCAATTCGGCATTGGGCGTTACCGACATGAACAGGGTTTCGGGTGTTCTTGAGGCCATGCAGGATATCGGTATGCCGCTTTTGGTTCATGGCGAAGTCACCGACCCTGACATTGATATTTTTGACCGGGAGGCCGTCTATATTGAGCGGGTTCTGAGCCCGATGCTGAACGATTTTCCGGCCCTGAAAGTGGTTTTCGAGCATATCACCACGTCTCAGGCCGTGGCTTTCGTGCGCGCCCAGGGGCCGCGCTTGGGTGCGACAATCACGGCCCATCATCTGTTGATTGACCGTAACGACATGTTCAAGGGTGGCATCCGCCCGCATCTGTACTGTTTGCCGATTGCCAAGCGCAAAGGCCACCGTCTGGCCTTGCTGGAAGCCGCAACATCAGGCGAGGCAAGTTTTTTCCTGGGTACTGACAGCGCCCCCCACGCCATAAATTTAAAGGAGGCCGCCTGCGGCTGTGCCGGTGTCTTCAGCGCCCCTGCGGCACTGGAACTGTACGCCCATGCTTTCGATCAGGCAGACGCCATGGATAAGCTGGAGGCCTTCGCTTCCCTCAATGGCCCGGCCTTCTACGGGTTGCCGGTGAACGAGGATACGGTGTCACTGGTCCGCGAGGACTGGCAAATTCCGGTCGCTGTCCACACGGCGGGAGATGCCGACATCCTGTCCTTTATGGCAGGGGAGACAGTGTCCTGGAAAATAAGGAGAAGTGCGTGA